One Methylomarinovum tepidoasis DNA window includes the following coding sequences:
- a CDS encoding IS4 family transposase, producing MFYLALGDARLNRRLCQVIEAMASDPMASIPSVCGGGWAETKAAYRLLDNPRLDFREVLRAHSVPTLERIRQQSRVLCLQDTTELDYSGRPSMAGLGRLNYEKRQGLYLHPTLVISEAGVALGVTDCWHWARLPKGEPDLAESLRWVEGYERVAELAALAPETRLVYVADREGDLRALIDRAEQLGFAADYLIRVRHDRKLNDPLDGKLRAAVEAQPVLGTIAFDLPASGNRPARQVTQTLRVARLELKTRNGPGPKVTVILAWEEAPPEGREAVEWCLITNEPITTLEQARARIEWYRKRWWIEVYFRILKSGCRIEALQLRTRERLERALVLYLIVAWRILMLMTLGREHPEWCCEVVFSVEEWQTAWAIHHRTPPPSKPPDLGTIVRLVAGFGGWLGRKNDPPPGPKALWQGMTKLSAYVEAVTAIQTAEIKFPQKKRIRH from the coding sequence ATTTTTTACCTGGCGCTGGGCGATGCCCGCCTGAACCGGCGGCTGTGTCAGGTGATAGAAGCGATGGCAAGCGACCCGATGGCGAGCATTCCCAGCGTTTGCGGGGGCGGTTGGGCGGAGACCAAGGCAGCCTACCGGTTGCTGGACAATCCCAGGCTGGATTTTCGGGAGGTGTTGCGGGCCCACAGCGTGCCCACCCTGGAACGGATCCGGCAGCAGTCGCGGGTGCTGTGCCTGCAGGATACCACCGAGCTGGATTATTCCGGGCGGCCGTCAATGGCTGGGTTGGGACGGTTGAACTATGAGAAACGCCAGGGGTTGTACCTGCATCCGACGTTGGTGATCAGTGAGGCGGGGGTGGCCCTGGGGGTGACCGACTGCTGGCACTGGGCGCGTCTTCCCAAGGGGGAGCCGGACCTGGCCGAGAGCCTGCGTTGGGTGGAAGGCTATGAGCGGGTGGCCGAGCTGGCCGCCCTGGCGCCTGAGACCCGGCTGGTGTATGTCGCCGACCGGGAAGGCGACCTTCGGGCCCTGATCGACCGGGCCGAACAACTGGGCTTTGCCGCCGATTACCTGATCCGGGTACGACACGACCGCAAGCTCAACGACCCCCTGGATGGCAAACTGCGGGCCGCGGTCGAAGCCCAGCCGGTGCTGGGGACGATCGCCTTCGACCTTCCGGCCAGCGGCAACCGCCCGGCCCGGCAGGTCACACAGACGCTCCGAGTCGCCCGGCTCGAACTGAAAACCCGAAACGGCCCAGGTCCAAAAGTCACCGTCATCCTGGCCTGGGAAGAGGCGCCCCCCGAAGGACGGGAAGCGGTCGAATGGTGTCTGATCACCAATGAGCCAATCACCACCCTGGAACAGGCCAGAGCGCGCATCGAATGGTACCGCAAACGCTGGTGGATCGAAGTCTACTTCCGTATTCTCAAAAGCGGCTGCCGCATCGAAGCCTTGCAACTTCGCACCCGGGAACGCCTGGAACGGGCCCTGGTGCTGTATCTGATCGTCGCCTGGCGCATCCTGATGCTGATGACGCTCGGGCGGGAACATCCCGAGTGGTGTTGTGAAGTGGTGTTTTCTGTCGAAGAATGGCAGACCGCCTGGGCCATCCACCATCGCACCCCACCACCCTCGAAGCCGCCGGATTTGGGCACGATCGTCCGTCTCGTAGCTGGCTTTGGCGGCTGGCTGGGACGCAAGAACGATCCCCCGCCCGGCCCCAAAGCCTTGTGGCAGGGCATGACCAAACTGAGCGCCTACGTGGAGGCCGTGACTGCCATCCAGACGGCCGAGATCAAGTTCCCGCAGAAAAAACGGATAAGACATTGA
- a CDS encoding translocation/assembly module TamB domain-containing protein produces MKRVLFSIPVFLIITLLTLPMTETGTRLLFLVLQRIHPSLKVHDVRGTLTGKLRLEGVRYITEDFHFESKILALVWHPRALIQGRLHIVTVAMNRVTLTLPPNRRSNPPSAVEELPQVSLPLRATLEHFTISDLRIRQGNDKPLTIKRFTLSASFDGPHLTLARSNLDLRDFHLAAHGKITLEAHYPLLVQFKWRHCLDTCDWQGEGHLDGDLTRLVLRHQLTTPFRVDTRGILTHLLTPAPGFDIATRWQAFSWPLDKKIWHTHDGQIHLVGTHAAYQLRLTTRLEGPSLPPATVILNGNGSTQSLQITRLNIRGDIGDLSLQGKISWQPLLAWHLTIQGQHINPATWQPEWPGELTTAIETSGQAPLPLAWQRLEATIDVNQLKGRLRGQSLEATGRLQIRGHIIRTDDFQFGWGQNRIEVYGSSTAKQLNLSFRLHLHQPQLFTSGLQGHLDGIGRITGISDNPEIALHLRSRGLAWQQENMHLSIHSLKLHAKLRPDDPDSYFQLTLDRVRMDRLELHRLIVTGQGSLTQHHASLQAIDDQARKALVTVHGGYRDGVAQWEGKIQKLPLAMGQPFLPSTFKLGGSFEAEFFYQQRGEQRSAWLQWHIPRATLTPQAESHTPLRLYLHDGHGHIQVDQTILQADLLLPFPQRGQIQAKLRTDLDNRILAGTTEFHITDLKEIQIFIPQLETVQGRVEGHLQVAGNYDHPQIKIDLHLTDGSAKVPAAGLALDQIELHLNSDSDKSLIINGLAHSDPGILRINGHLTLEDVPLLTLVLTGKRFTISNLPEAQIQISPSLEIKARERHINVQGKVELPYARLEIKKALLPEQNPDLVTVSEDEIIIGQEPRKKSLPFFLDAKIQVRLGDVVFKGYGVKTKLAGEFRLRQHNLVTHAEGEIQMVKGKFEAYGQKLQISRGRLIFNGPVQNPMIDLHIVRQIKNKDITVAMEISGFADDPKLMLHSTPPLPDQEILSYLLTGRSTWGEGQEPNTEAALTKAVASLGISYLNRLGLVKIARITMEENSLILGKYLVPDLYVGYAVDIFTGLGEAIIRYRLYRNLELEARSGRGQESLSIDYSLETD; encoded by the coding sequence GTGAAACGGGTTCTTTTTTCCATTCCTGTATTTTTGATTATAACCCTGCTCACTTTGCCAATGACCGAGACTGGCACCCGACTGCTGTTCCTGGTGTTGCAACGCATTCACCCGTCCCTGAAGGTACACGACGTACGTGGCACCTTGACAGGGAAACTACGACTTGAAGGCGTACGTTACATCACCGAGGATTTTCATTTTGAATCCAAAATTTTGGCGCTTGTCTGGCATCCCCGTGCTCTGATACAAGGGCGGCTTCACATCGTCACAGTAGCGATGAATCGGGTAACGCTAACACTCCCACCCAACAGGAGGTCCAACCCACCCTCAGCTGTTGAGGAGCTGCCCCAGGTCAGTCTACCCCTCCGTGCCACTCTGGAACACTTTACGATCTCCGACCTGCGCATTCGTCAGGGAAACGACAAACCGTTGACGATAAAGCGCTTCACCCTAAGCGCCAGTTTCGATGGCCCTCACCTCACTCTTGCCCGCAGCAATCTCGACCTGAGAGACTTTCATCTTGCCGCCCATGGAAAAATAACCTTAGAAGCGCACTATCCCCTGCTTGTCCAATTCAAGTGGCGCCATTGCCTTGACACGTGCGACTGGCAGGGAGAGGGCCACCTAGACGGCGACCTGACTCGGCTGGTATTACGGCACCAACTCACTACTCCATTCCGAGTCGATACCAGAGGCATTTTGACCCACCTACTGACTCCAGCACCTGGTTTCGATATCGCAACACGCTGGCAAGCATTTTCCTGGCCTCTGGACAAAAAAATTTGGCACACCCATGATGGGCAGATCCATCTTGTCGGAACCCATGCCGCCTACCAGCTACGACTGACAACGCGATTAGAAGGTCCCAGCCTGCCACCGGCCACCGTGATACTGAACGGGAACGGCAGCACCCAATCCCTCCAGATCACTCGATTGAACATACGGGGAGATATCGGTGATCTATCACTTCAAGGCAAGATTTCCTGGCAACCCCTATTGGCCTGGCACCTTACCATTCAGGGGCAGCATATCAATCCTGCAACGTGGCAGCCGGAATGGCCTGGCGAATTGACTACGGCAATAGAAACCTCGGGTCAAGCACCACTACCGCTTGCCTGGCAACGGCTTGAAGCCACGATTGATGTCAACCAGCTCAAGGGACGTCTGCGTGGCCAATCCTTGGAAGCGACCGGACGTCTGCAGATTCGGGGACACATCATACGTACCGACGACTTCCAATTTGGATGGGGACAGAACCGGATCGAAGTGTACGGCAGCAGCACTGCCAAACAGCTGAATCTAAGCTTTCGTCTCCACCTGCACCAACCACAACTTTTCACCAGTGGGCTTCAGGGGCATCTGGATGGCATTGGGCGTATAACCGGGATTTCAGACAATCCGGAAATTGCCCTGCATTTGCGCAGCCGCGGCCTGGCATGGCAACAAGAAAACATGCACCTTTCAATACATTCCCTGAAATTGCACGCCAAACTGCGCCCGGACGATCCTGACTCCTATTTTCAGCTGACACTGGATAGGGTACGTATGGATCGATTGGAATTGCATCGTTTAATCGTAACCGGTCAAGGTTCGCTGACACAACATCACGCAAGCCTCCAGGCCATTGACGATCAGGCCAGAAAGGCTCTCGTCACTGTCCATGGCGGCTATCGCGACGGTGTCGCGCAATGGGAAGGAAAAATACAAAAACTGCCCTTGGCGATGGGGCAACCGTTTTTGCCCTCCACCTTCAAACTAGGAGGATCATTTGAGGCGGAGTTTTTTTATCAACAACGTGGCGAACAGCGCAGCGCGTGGCTTCAATGGCACATTCCCCGGGCCACCCTTACCCCCCAGGCCGAAAGCCACACACCCTTACGCTTGTACTTGCATGACGGTCATGGCCATATACAGGTCGACCAGACGATCCTGCAAGCGGACCTGCTCCTTCCCTTTCCACAACGAGGGCAAATCCAAGCCAAATTGCGTACCGACCTCGACAACCGTATCCTGGCAGGAACGACGGAATTCCATATTACCGACCTGAAAGAGATACAAATTTTCATACCCCAACTGGAGACAGTTCAAGGTCGTGTGGAGGGCCATCTTCAAGTGGCCGGTAACTACGACCACCCTCAGATCAAGATCGATTTGCATTTGACCGATGGCAGCGCCAAGGTGCCGGCAGCCGGACTCGCACTCGACCAAATTGAACTTCATCTCAACAGCGATTCGGACAAAAGCTTAATAATCAACGGACTTGCCCATTCCGATCCTGGCATACTGCGAATCAATGGTCACCTAACACTAGAGGATGTCCCCCTCTTGACCTTGGTACTGACAGGCAAACGCTTCACTATCTCCAACCTGCCTGAGGCTCAGATACAAATTTCTCCCTCACTCGAAATCAAGGCTCGAGAGCGACACATCAACGTCCAAGGCAAAGTTGAACTGCCTTACGCCCGCTTGGAAATAAAAAAAGCACTACTGCCCGAACAAAACCCAGACCTGGTAACAGTTTCAGAAGACGAGATCATCATCGGCCAAGAACCCAGAAAAAAATCACTGCCATTCTTCCTGGATGCCAAGATACAAGTTCGGCTTGGCGATGTGGTTTTTAAGGGTTATGGCGTCAAAACCAAGCTGGCTGGCGAATTTCGCTTGAGACAGCATAATCTCGTTACCCACGCGGAAGGTGAAATCCAGATGGTAAAAGGAAAATTCGAAGCCTATGGCCAAAAACTGCAAATATCACGGGGCCGTTTGATTTTTAACGGCCCGGTTCAAAACCCTATGATTGACCTGCATATCGTCAGACAAATCAAAAACAAAGACATTACAGTAGCGATGGAAATTTCCGGTTTCGCCGACGATCCCAAGCTCATGCTGCACAGCACCCCTCCGTTGCCGGATCAGGAAATCCTATCTTACCTGCTCACCGGCCGAAGCACATGGGGTGAAGGACAAGAGCCAAATACGGAAGCAGCACTCACCAAGGCGGTTGCATCGCTTGGCATCAGCTACCTCAATCGTCTTGGATTGGTCAAAATTGCCCGGATTACCATGGAAGAAAATTCTCTGATTCTTGGGAAATATTTAGTTCCAGACCTTTATGTCGGTTATGCCGTCGATATTTTTACCGGCCTGGGAGAGGCAATCATCCGTTATCGGCTTTATCGTAATCTGGAATTAGAAGCCCGTTCAGGTCGTGGCCAAGAAAGCTTATCAATCGATTACAGTCTTGAAACCGACTGA